The following are encoded in a window of Lacinutrix sp. WUR7 genomic DNA:
- a CDS encoding glycosyltransferase family 4 protein, producing the protein MKEVLIITSYFPPEIGAASNRIFHLAEGLQERNFKVQVITPLPNYPTGKIFDDYSGKFKQTTVEKGITIHRLWIYATVSKNKFLRLIAMLSYSFSLLYFFAFNKLPKTVIVQSPPLLVAFTAMLFLRSKNRNLILNVSDLWPIAGLELGAFKKNFSYKMLEKIERFNYNKADLVLGQSEEILTHVTSLFPEKETLLYRNYPDFDAPEMESRNLSEEKIKLVYAGLLGIAQGVYKLCTELNFNNNIELHIYGSGAEQKLIETFIEKHPDLPIYFHGRVTREELHKVLLQYDIAIIPLLNRIYGSVPSKIFEYAKLGLPILYFGGGEGEDIVKNNTLGWIANAADYEDLNRVIASITISEITLDFKQQIKETATTTFNLEGQLKKLTSLL; encoded by the coding sequence ATGAAAGAGGTACTAATAATAACGAGTTACTTTCCTCCAGAAATTGGCGCAGCTTCTAATCGCATTTTTCACCTAGCGGAAGGTTTACAAGAAAGAAACTTTAAGGTACAAGTAATCACCCCTTTACCAAACTATCCTACTGGTAAAATATTTGATGATTACAGCGGGAAATTTAAACAAACAACGGTTGAAAAAGGCATCACGATTCACCGATTATGGATCTATGCTACCGTTTCTAAAAACAAGTTTTTGCGTTTAATTGCAATGCTTTCCTATAGTTTCAGCTTGCTTTATTTTTTTGCATTTAATAAACTACCAAAAACAGTAATTGTACAATCTCCACCATTATTGGTTGCTTTTACTGCCATGCTTTTTTTACGTTCTAAAAACAGAAATCTTATTTTAAATGTTAGCGATTTATGGCCAATTGCGGGATTAGAACTTGGTGCTTTTAAAAAGAATTTCAGCTATAAAATGCTAGAGAAAATTGAACGTTTCAATTACAACAAAGCGGATTTGGTTTTGGGACAAAGCGAAGAAATACTAACACATGTTACCTCGTTATTCCCTGAAAAGGAAACCCTTTTATATAGAAACTATCCGGATTTTGATGCTCCTGAAATGGAATCTAGAAATCTTTCCGAAGAAAAAATAAAACTAGTTTATGCTGGTCTTTTAGGAATTGCACAAGGCGTTTACAAGCTTTGTACCGAATTAAATTTCAATAACAACATAGAACTTCATATTTATGGTTCTGGAGCAGAACAGAAGCTAATTGAAACGTTTATAGAGAAGCATCCAGATCTTCCTATATACTTTCATGGCAGAGTTACAAGAGAAGAATTACACAAGGTGTTATTGCAATACGATATTGCTATAATCCCTTTATTGAATCGGATTTATGGTTCTGTACCTTCCAAAATATTTGAATATGCCAAATTAGGCTTACCTATTCTATATTTTGGAGGTGGTGAAGGGGAGGATATTGTAAAAAACAACACACTAGGTTGGATTGCTAATGCAGCAGATTATGAGGATTTAAATCGTGTAATTGCTTCTATTACTATTTCAGAAATAACACTCGATTTTAAACAACAAATAAAAGAAACAGCAACAACAACTTTTAATCTAGAAGGGCAATTAAAAAAGCTTACTAGCTTACTTTAA
- the wecB gene encoding non-hydrolyzing UDP-N-acetylglucosamine 2-epimerase: protein MNITIIAGARPNFMKIAPIIAAIQEKKAQGFNMNYRLVHTGQHYDKNLSDTFFTELNIPFPDINLEVKSGTQAEQTAAIMIGFEKELQQNPCDLVMVVGDVTSTMACTIVAKKAGIDVAHVEAGIRSGDMNMPEEINRIVTDSLTDYYFTTSSYANENLENLGISKSKVFFVGNVMIDTLLKNLPRLEKPQIWNDLKLEEKKYMVMTLHRPSNVDEEKQLKNLIQQIVDLGKDYPIIFPVHPRTKKLLEGLDLNFKNLHYVEPLGYLHFNYLVKNAFAMLTDSGGITEETTVMNVPCITLRDSTERPETCAIGTNVLVGNDTAKIKAAFTNLLSGNWKQGQTPELWDGKAANRITDCLVKIYSL, encoded by the coding sequence ATGAACATTACCATTATTGCAGGTGCACGACCAAATTTTATGAAAATAGCACCAATTATTGCAGCTATTCAAGAAAAGAAAGCACAAGGTTTTAATATGAATTATAGGTTAGTTCATACCGGACAACACTACGATAAAAACTTAAGCGATACTTTTTTTACCGAGCTAAACATCCCTTTTCCAGATATTAACCTAGAAGTAAAAAGTGGTACGCAAGCAGAACAAACGGCTGCAATTATGATTGGTTTTGAAAAAGAATTACAACAAAACCCTTGTGATTTAGTAATGGTTGTTGGTGACGTAACCTCCACAATGGCTTGTACTATTGTTGCTAAAAAAGCAGGAATAGATGTTGCGCATGTAGAAGCAGGTATTCGATCTGGCGACATGAATATGCCTGAAGAAATTAATAGAATTGTAACCGATAGTTTAACCGATTACTATTTCACCACTTCTAGCTATGCAAATGAAAACTTAGAAAATCTTGGTATTTCTAAAAGCAAAGTTTTCTTTGTTGGAAACGTGATGATTGATACCTTATTGAAAAATTTACCTAGACTTGAAAAACCGCAAATTTGGAACGATTTAAAGTTGGAAGAGAAAAAATATATGGTCATGACTTTACATAGACCAAGTAATGTAGACGAAGAAAAACAGCTTAAAAACCTTATTCAGCAAATTGTAGATCTTGGTAAAGATTATCCTATAATATTTCCGGTACACCCAAGAACTAAAAAGCTTTTAGAAGGTTTAGATTTAAATTTTAAAAACCTGCACTATGTAGAACCTTTAGGGTATTTACACTTTAATTATTTGGTAAAAAATGCTTTTGCAATGCTTACCGATTCTGGTGGAATTACAGAAGAAACCACCGTGATGAATGTGCCATGTATTACGCTTAGAGACTCGACGGAAAGACCAGAAACTTGTGCTATTGGAACTAATGTTTTAGTAGGAAACGATACTGCTAAAATTAAAGCTGCTTTTACAAATTTACTTTCCGGTAATTGGAAACAAGGACAAACTCCAGAGCTTTGGGATGGTAAAGCGGCAAATCGTATTACAGATTGTTTAGTTAAAATTTATTCGCTGTAA
- a CDS encoding phenylacetate--CoA ligase family protein: MHLFNLSLKLNGFPIKKASRVLENIQAKNEADFETYLLQKKKDIFNYHMQNNSFYQEIAKNATVTDWKNIPVMTKSDLQQPLNARLSKGFTTKNVYVNKTSGSSGDPFVFAKDKFCHALTWSVIKNRFGWFGIDFNTSKQARFYGIPLDKKGYYKERFKDFLGKRFRFSVFDLSDAAFEKCVTTFQTTRFDYINGYTSAIVQFAKYLQKKNIVLKTVCPTLNACVVTSEMLFEDDKKLLEKQFNIPIINEYGASELDLIAFQNPQNIWQVNSETIFVEILDKQDNILPFGEEGRIVITSMYNKAHPFIRYDIGDIGILSKSSTLQKPILEKLIGRTNDIAILPSGKKAAGLTFYYITKSIMEDDSTIKEFIIEQQKIDTFKIIYASAEDISEAKIKSIKTEMDNYLEKGLNIIFERQDKIERSKSGKLKQFRSLLN, from the coding sequence TTGCATTTATTCAATCTTTCTTTAAAACTAAACGGCTTTCCTATAAAGAAGGCTTCTCGTGTTTTAGAAAATATTCAGGCTAAAAACGAAGCCGATTTTGAAACTTATCTACTTCAGAAGAAAAAGGATATTTTTAATTATCACATGCAAAACAATTCGTTTTATCAAGAAATTGCTAAAAACGCTACAGTTACAGACTGGAAAAATATCCCTGTAATGACAAAAAGCGATTTACAGCAACCTTTAAACGCTAGACTTTCTAAAGGGTTTACGACTAAAAACGTATATGTGAATAAAACTTCGGGCTCCTCTGGAGATCCTTTTGTTTTTGCTAAAGATAAATTTTGCCATGCATTAACTTGGTCGGTAATAAAAAACAGGTTTGGTTGGTTTGGTATCGATTTTAATACTTCTAAACAAGCTCGATTTTATGGTATTCCGTTAGATAAAAAAGGGTATTATAAAGAACGCTTTAAAGATTTTTTAGGGAAACGTTTTCGGTTTTCGGTTTTCGATTTAAGCGATGCAGCTTTTGAAAAATGTGTAACAACCTTTCAAACAACCCGTTTTGATTACATTAATGGTTACACCAGTGCTATTGTGCAATTTGCTAAATATCTTCAGAAAAAAAATATTGTTCTAAAAACGGTTTGCCCTACATTAAATGCTTGTGTAGTAACTTCTGAAATGCTTTTTGAAGACGACAAAAAACTTCTAGAAAAGCAATTTAATATTCCTATAATTAATGAATATGGAGCCTCTGAATTAGACCTAATTGCATTTCAAAATCCGCAAAATATTTGGCAAGTAAATAGCGAAACCATTTTTGTAGAAATCTTAGACAAGCAAGACAACATTTTACCTTTTGGTGAAGAAGGCAGAATTGTAATTACCTCAATGTATAACAAAGCGCATCCTTTTATACGTTATGATATTGGCGATATTGGCATACTTAGTAAAAGTAGCACATTACAAAAACCTATTCTGGAAAAATTAATAGGAAGAACCAATGATATTGCTATTTTACCTAGCGGAAAAAAGGCAGCTGGCTTAACTTTTTACTACATTACCAAAAGTATTATGGAAGACGATAGTACCATAAAAGAGTTTATTATTGAACAACAGAAAATAGATACTTTTAAAATTATTTATGCTAGTGCGGAAGATATTTCGGAAGCAAAAATAAAAAGCATTAAAACCGAAATGGATAACTACCTTGAAAAAGGTTTAAATATTATCTTTGAAAGACAAGACAAAATAGAACGATCTAAAAGTGGTAAATTAAAACAGTTTAGATCTTTACTTAATTAA